One window of Papaver somniferum cultivar HN1 chromosome 9, ASM357369v1, whole genome shotgun sequence genomic DNA carries:
- the LOC113311093 gene encoding 40S ribosomal protein S25-2 gives MAPKKEKAPPPSSKPAKSGGGKQKKKKWSKGKQKEKVNNMVLFDQASYDKLISEAPKYKLITPSVLSDRLRINGSLARRAIRDLVAKGLIRMVSAHSSQQIYTRATNT, from the exons ATGGCACCAAAGAAAGAGAAAGCTCCACCACCGTCTTCCAAACCAGCCAAATCTGGCGGAGGCaagcagaagaagaag AAATGGAGCAAAGGAAAGCAAAAGGAGAAGGTGAACAACATGGTTTTGTTTGATCAAGCAAGTTATGATAAGCTTATTTCAGAAGCACCCAAGTACAAGCTTATTACTCCTTCAGTCTTGTCTGACAGACTTAGG ATTAATGGATCCCTAGCTCGTAGGGCAATCAGGGATTTGGTAGCGAAGGGTTTGATCAGGATGGTTTCAGCTCATTCCAGCCAGCAGATTTACACCAGAGCCACCAACACATAG